A window of Nostoc sp. UHCC 0870 genomic DNA:
ACTAACGATTTCGTTACAGTACGAAAGCAAGAAATCGTTATTTCGTTATTTCGCTAAAGAACGAAAGCAATACTAACCCTGATTCTCTGTCCAATACTTAAAAATACGCTGCAAGAGTTCAACCTGGGTACAACCGTAAGTAGCGGCTGCAATTTTGAAATCCTTTTTAAATTCGGCACTGACTTTAAAATTCAAGTTAACCGTTTCGCCCGGATCAGGTTTCTCCAAGTTTGACTTCGTTTCATCAATGGCTGGCGGTTCGCCTTTATTGGTTTTACTTGCTTTACGTGGTGGCGGGGGTGGTTTAGTTGCCATGTTATTCCTCGTTTAATAAATCAATGATGCCTTGCACGACTTCTTCTGCCCGTTGCCTGAGAGTGGGAAAGCTTACCTCAGAGACAGCACGACCATTATCAGAAGCCTGTCGGTAAGCTGTCTTCTCAGGAATTGAACCTGCTACTGTGGCATAACCAGCTTTATGAATATACGAACGTGCTTCTTCAATTTCATTCTCGCGATCGCCAACGCGACATAAAACAAAAACAATCTTTTCGACACCTATTTTGGACTTCACCAACTCATGCGCCAACAGTACCGATGGCTTGAGGTCATCCAGCGATAGCCCAGTGGGTAACACAAGTAAGTCACTTGCACGGGCAATCTCTAATGTCCCTTGCATGGAGTGGGGTGGCCCATCCATAACCATAAGGTCGTAAACATCGGCGTGTTTCAAAGCTTGAGCTACAGTGCGGAATTGTTCCACTGCTATCTCCGGCTGGATACCATTTAGTTCCCGACGCTGTTTCCAATCGGTACTTGTACCCTGTGAAATATCTAGGTCGGCAATTTTTACATCCCAACCAGCAGCTGCATATTCACGAGCAATGAGCCGAGCTATTGTACTTTTCGAGACTCCGCCCTTTTGCGAAATTACACCCACCAATAAGGCCATCTTGATTTCGTCCTTTCGCCCTATAGCGAATTAGTTATATCTTGTTTTCGTCCTCAAGTAAATAGCGATTTCGTTAAAGCAAGAAAAAACGATGTAAAGAATTAGCGATTTCGTTATTTCGCTAAATATACTTATTCCAGATTTGAAGGCTTGCTCATTCCCTAGATATTGAAGACGGAATCCTTGAGGGAGACAGTAGCTTAGAATTTTAACAGTGTGGGCAATAATACCCCGCCTCTAGCTTTTCTCGACTATATTCACTGAAGGCAACATAGTCGGTAAATAAGTAATGACTGCCGATAATTGCTTGGCACTTACGACAGGTATTAACTACATATTCTTCTCCTGCCGTTTTGCTGTAGCGTTTAGCGAGAAACGCACCATGCTGGTTAGCTAGTTGAATGTCAGATGCAGAAAAATCACCTTCGTATCCTGCATCGCCCCTCAAAGCCGCAACTTTCATTGGCGAATTACACTTCCAACACTTGCCGTTAATGATGAGCATATATTTTTTGGGCATGTGCATACCGCATTCGGGGCATTTGGGATTGAGGCACAAATCTACAGCATCCGGCTGCAAAATGGGATTGTTTAGGCGGTAAATGTCTTGGTCTGATTTTAGAACGTAAGAAACGAGCGCAATTCGATTCTGCTTGTAATATTCCAGTGTTGTGCGGCTGGGGGCATGGGTGACAATTACTTCAATGCAGGCAATTATCTTGCCCGAAGAATCTAGTAAAGCAATATCTGGCCTACAAATACCTAAATCATATTCAAGTTCTACCTGAGTGGCTTTTTTTAATAGATTCCCACTATGGCTACCACCGCTACAGTATTTGCACTTCCATCGAATTTCTAAAGGCTGCTTGCGATTAATATGAGCTTGAATTGATTGATGCAATAAAACTTTAAAACCATAGTGCAAAGCTGTTTCTGGTTTGCAATTGGAACTTAGTGACTTGTGTGTAAAGTGAGGACGCTTCTTTGTTCCCTTATGGAGAATTAAGGTCTGGTCACAAACCAAGCACAAATAATTCTCATTCTTCTCAGCATCGACAGCTTTTACTA
This region includes:
- a CDS encoding ParA family protein — encoded protein: MALLVGVISQKGGVSKSTIARLIAREYAAAGWDVKIADLDISQGTSTDWKQRRELNGIQPEIAVEQFRTVAQALKHADVYDLMVMDGPPHSMQGTLEIARASDLLVLPTGLSLDDLKPSVLLAHELVKSKIGVEKIVFVLCRVGDRENEIEEARSYIHKAGYATVAGSIPEKTAYRQASDNGRAVSEVSFPTLRQRAEEVVQGIIDLLNEE
- a CDS encoding competence protein CoiA family protein; its protein translation is MFAIGKEILYSIAKTDSGELVKAVDAEKNENYLCLVCDQTLILHKGTKKRPHFTHKSLSSNCKPETALHYGFKVLLHQSIQAHINRKQPLEIRWKCKYCSGGSHSGNLLKKATQVELEYDLGICRPDIALLDSSGKIIACIEVIVTHAPSRTTLEYYKQNRIALVSYVLKSDQDIYRLNNPILQPDAVDLCLNPKCPECGMHMPKKYMLIINGKCWKCNSPMKVAALRGDAGYEGDFSASDIQLANQHGAFLAKRYSKTAGEEYVVNTCRKCQAIIGSHYLFTDYVAFSEYSREKLEAGYYCPHC